A window of Agarivorans sp. Alg241-V36 genomic DNA:
TAAAACAACATAAGCTTAAAGTGAAAGTCGACTCGGCAGGAACTACGGATTATCACAAGGGTGACAAGCCAGATCCCCGTGCAATTAGAATTGCTGAAGAGAAAGGCTATAGCTTTAAGGGCATTCGCTCACGAAAAGTGGTGGAAAAAGACTTTGCAAAGTTCGACTTAATCTTAGCTTCCGATAAGAAAAACTTAAGTTACTTACAAAAACACTGTCCTGAGCAACATCTTCACAAGTTGGCGCTAATTCTGCCATTTGGTGGACTAGAGTTAGAGGAAGTGCCAGATCCTTATTACGGCAGCGTGCAAGGTTTTAAACAGGTATTAGCAATGATAGAACAAGCCAGTGATGGCATTGTTGAGCGAATAAAGACCTAATT
This region includes:
- a CDS encoding low molecular weight protein-tyrosine-phosphatase: MKKLIGVKSVLVICMGNICRSTTAEAVLRTKLKQHKLKVKVDSAGTTDYHKGDKPDPRAIRIAEEKGYSFKGIRSRKVVEKDFAKFDLILASDKKNLSYLQKHCPEQHLHKLALILPFGGLELEEVPDPYYGSVQGFKQVLAMIEQASDGIVERIKT